The proteins below come from a single Metarhizium brunneum chromosome 1, complete sequence genomic window:
- the cysA gene encoding Serine O-succinyltransferase, with product MASRSAVNTRHIYKALTRPTSARLIGLARIQNAALSSSPRAKSGAASNPAMAFPCLDALETKSATLQASRSSSGPEPSYTSGPTETFHCKDPLLLDWGGILPEFTIAYESWGAVNADKSNVILLHTGLSASSHAHSTEANPQPGWWEKFIGPGAPLDTNKYHVICTNVIGGCHGSTGPSSIDPGNGERYATRFPILTMQDMVRAQFRLLDHLGVDRLHASVGSSMGGMQSLAAGVLFPQRVGRIVSISGCARCHPYSIAMRHTQRQVLMMDPNWNRGFYYDAVPPHAGMKLAREIATVTYRSGPEWEQRFGRRRADPARPPALCPDFLIETYLDHAGEKWCLGYDPNSLLYVSKAMDLFDLGRDSQLAARDRRQARRDGTYAADDAACSLTLPPRPYEEQPASEVDTSAPLEPASSRPPEDLVLGLAALRDTPTLVLGVASDILFPAWQQREIAQSLRLAGNRGVTHVELSEEMSLFGHDTFLLDLEHVGGNVRMFLN from the coding sequence ATGGCATCCCGGTCCGCGGTAAACACCCGGCACATCTACAAAGCCCTCACAAGGCCGACATCCGCGCGGCTCATCGGCCTTGCCAGAATCCAAAATGCAGCCTTGTCGTCCTCTCCGCGGGCCAAATCGGGCGCGGCCTCAAACCCGGCCATGGCATTCCCCTGTCTAGACGCCCTGGAAACCAAGTCTGCCACCTTGCAAGCGAGCCGGTCCTCGTCCGGCCCCGAGCCCAGCTACACGTCTGGACCGACGGAGACGTTCCATTGCAAAGATCCGCTGCTCCTCGACTGGGGCGGCATCCTGCCCGAGTTCACCATTGCGTACGAGTCGTGGGGCGCCGTCAACGCAGACAAGTCCAACGTCATCCTGCTTCACACGGGGctgtcggcgtcgtcgcaCGCCCATTCCACCGAGGCCAACCCCCAGCCCGGCTGGTGGGAGAAGTTCATCGGGCCCGGCGCGCCGCTCGACACGAACAAGTACCACGTCATCTGCACAAACGTCATCGGCGGGTGCCACGGCTCCACGGGGCCCAGCAGCATCGACCCGGGCAACGGCGAGCGCTACGCGACGCGGTTCCCGATCCTGACCATGCAGGACATGGTGCGCGCGCAGTTCCGGCTCCTCGACCACCTGGGCGTGGACAGGCTCCACGCGAGCGTGGGCTCGTCCATGGGCGGCATGCAGTCGCTCGCGGCGGGCGTGCTGTTCCCCCAGCGCGTCGGCCGCATCGTCAGCATCTCGGGCTGCGCGCGCTGCCACCCCTACAGCATCGCCATGCGCCACACCCAGCGGCAGGTCCTCATGATGGACCCCAACTGGAACCGCGGCTTCTACTACGACGCCGTGCCCCCGCACGCGGGCATGAAGCTGGCCCGCGAGATCGCCACCGTCACCTACCGCTCCGGCCCGGAGTGGGAGCAGCGCttcggccgccgccgcgccgacCCggcccgcccgcccgccctGTGTCCCGACTTCCTCATCGAGACGTACCTCGACCACGCCGGCGAGAAGTGGTGCCTCGGCTACGACCCCAACTCGCTGCTGTACGtcagcaaggccatggacCTGTTCGACCTCGGCCGCGACAGCCAGCTGGCCGCCCGGGACCGCCGCCAGGCCCGCCGCGACGGCACctacgccgccgacgacgccgcgtGCTCGCTGACCCTGCCGCCCCGGCCGTACGAGGAGCAGCCCGCCAGCGAGGTCGACACCTCGGCGCCCCTGGAGCCCGCCTCGTCGAGGCCCCCCGAGGATCTGGTcctcggcctggccgccctgAGGGACACGCCGACGCTGGTCCTTGGCGTCGCGAGCGACATACTGTTTCCGGCGTGGCAGCAGCGCGAGATTGCGCAGAGCCTGCGCCTAGCTGGGAACAGGGGCGTCACGCACGTCGAGTTGAGTGAGGAGATGAGTCTCTTTGGACACGATACCTTCTTGTTGGACCTGGAGCATGTTGGCGGGAATGTGAGGATGTTTTTGAATTAG
- the mgtB gene encoding Magnesium-transporting ATPase, P-type 1: protein MPFLSNVSSKAGKTGLVRGLASRFGLSRTASWPANMSWLSLPSLAADTSAEAILTAFAGMDPDMVLDHLQTHKDGLTDEEADARRSIKGPNVLPTHTAPSWFITLLKTIPNPFNILLIALAIINAAIPPGDWKGFTVLLVMVIISVAVRFWQEYRSSLAVFKLQASVSCNLDVRRQPNMSLSQKVSTPSSEASSKTVAEQDLVPGDVVVLSPGSVMPADCLILEASFLRVSQSTWTGENDPVPKTPSVSGEKGTTLFDLSNIAFMGTSVISGNGVALVLRTGADVLIASMAKELKKRREPNSFQLGIRHVSYMLIGFMLTMVPLVLGISGYTTKDWDAAALYSISVAVGLVPEMLPAIVNANLARGAYVLSKMKAISKRLDSVQNLGAMTVLCSDKTGTLTKDEITLCQYLDCNGDSNVNVLKLATVDAVVQGSNGNNIDGAILDYRMPDGCRVNTAQYENVAAIPFNFERRRSACVVKGITGANLLICKGAFEEVLRVCSMVRQGGVALPLDFQIKQTLLERVNSLNKDGYRVLLVAMKQIGDISREDEDGLHELESSMVLEGMISFIDPPKDDAAESIAQLKKLGVEIKVLTGDALPVAVNVCQRLDLIGRDEGSEDDDLQAITGPELSLLEDTDEFDNVVKTCKVFAKLTPNQKALVIGSLRKAGHCVGMLGDGINDCIALRKADVGISVDSGASVAKDCADLILTEKGLGIIVTSVTTGRLTHGNTIKYIKMVASSNFGNVFSMLVASAWLPFTPMLGIQILAQNLLYDISQIAIPWDRVDPEYLATPKTWKTWDLLRFVVVLGPTSSVIDILTFSLGWFFYGIQTADNAVDVKRFQTHWFLQGLLTQTLIVHLLRTAKIPFIQSRAAKPLALSTTAIMIIGFVLPWIPPVQRGLSFEQPAPSYVGFLVAELLLYCIEVQIVKMIYIKIFKTWL from the exons ATGCCCTTTCTCTCCAACGTTTCcagcaaggctggcaagacTGGTCTAGTCCGCGGACTGGCTTCTCGATTTGGACTCTCCCGAACGGCTTCATGGCCTGCCAACATGTCATGGCTTAGCCTCCCTTCGTTGGCCGCGGACACCTCTGCGGAGGCTATTTTGACGGCCTTTGCAGGAATGGATCCTGACATGGTACTCGACCATTTGCAGACTCACAAGGATGGACTGACTGACGAAGAGGCTGATGCCCGCCGATCCATCAAGGGGCCTAACGTGCTACCAACCCATACGGCTCCTTCTTGGTTCATCACCCTTCTCAAGACCATCCCGAACCCCTTCAATATCCTGCTAAttgccctcgccatcatcaatgctgcTATTCCTCCTGGAGATTGG AAAGGCTTCACCGTCTTGCTTGTCATGGTCATCATCTCCGTAGCTGTTCGCTTCTGGCAAGAGTATCGAAGCAGCTTGGCAGTCTTCAAGCTCCAGGCATCGGTTTCCTGTAATCTCGATGTTCGTCGCCAGCCAAACATGTCTCTGAGCCAAAAAGTGTCCACTCCCAGTAGCGAGGCTAGCAGCAAGACCGTTGCCGAACAGGATCTTGTTCCTGGAGACGTTGTGGTTCTTTCGCCCGGTTCTGTCATGCCTGCCGACTGCTTGATTTTGGAAGCCAGCTTTCTTCGAGTTAGTCAGTCGACATGGACTGGGGAAAACGACCCGGTACCCAAGACCCCCAGCGTATCTGGCGAGAAAGGCACAACCCTTTTCGATCTCAGCAACATTGCGTTCATGGGAACAAGTGTTATCTCGGGTAATGGAGTTGCCTTGGTTCTTCGAACTGGCGCAGATGTCTTGATTGCAAGCATGGCCAAAGAACTCAAGAAGCGACGTGAACCCAACTCTTTCCAGCTGGGTATTCGACACGTTAGCTACATGCTGATTGGTTTCATGCTCACCATGGTTCCACTG GTGCTGGGTATTTCTGGGTATACTACCAAGGATTGGGACGCCGCTGCTCTCTACAGCATCAGTGTGGCCGTTGGATTGGTTCCCGAAATGCTTCCCGCCATCGTCAATGCCAACCTCGCCCGCGGTGCCTATGTACTCTCCAAGATGAAGGCCATCTCCAAGCGACTCGATTCGGTTCAGAATTTGGGTGCCATGACTGTCCTCTGCAGTGACAAG ACGGGAACCCTGACCAAGGACGAAATCACCCTGTGTCAATACCTCGATTGCAACGGCGATAGCAATGTTAATGTCCTGAAACTGGCTACTGTCGATGCGGTGGTGCAAGGTTCCAACGGTAACAATATTGACGGCGCCATCTTGGACTATCGAATGCCCGACGGCTGCCGTGTCAACACCGCTCAATACGAAAATGTTGCCGCAATCCCCTTCAACTTTGAGCGCCGCAGGTCCGCCTGCGTTGTCAAGGGTATTACCGGAGCCAACCTGCTCATTTGCAAGGGCGCCTTTGAAGAAGTCCTACGTGTGTGCAGCATGGTCCGACAAGGTGGTGTTGCCCTTCCCCTTGATTTCCAGATCAAGCAGACTCTCTTAGAGCGAGTGAATTCTCTTAACAAGGACGGATACCGTGTCCTCTTGGTCGCAATGAAGCAAATCGGCGACATCAGCagggaagacgaggatggtCTGCACGAACTTGAGTCCAGCATGGTCCTCGAAGGCATGATTAGCTTCATCGACCCACCGAAGGATGATGCTGCCGAATCAATTGcccagctgaagaagcttggTGTCGAGATCAAGGTACTCACAGGTGACGCGCTCCCTGTGGCCGTCAACGTCTGTCAGCGTCTTGACCTCATTGGCCGCGATGAGGGCtccgaagacgacgacttgCAAGCCATCACTGGACCCGAACTATCGCTTCTGGAAGACACCGATGAATTCGATAATGTTGTCAAGACCTGCAAGGTTTTTGCTAAGCTGACGCCCAACCAAAAGGCTCTTGTTATCGGCAGTTTGCGAAAGGCGGGCCATTGTGTTGGAATGCTTGGCGATGGCATCAACGACTGTATTGCACTGCGAAAGGCCGATGTGGGCATCTCGGTTGACTCTGGAGCGAGTGTTGCCAAGGATTGTGCAGATCTGATTCTGACGGAGAAGGGATTGGGCATTATTGTTACCAGTGTGACAACTGGTCGTCTCACCCATGGCAACACTATCAAGTACATCAAG ATGGTGGCTTCTTCCAACTTTGGCAACGTCTTCAGTATGCTTGTAGCTTCTGCTTGGCTTCCGTTCACTCCG ATGTTGGGTATTCAAATTCTGGCGCAAAACCTGCTTTACGACATTAGCCAGATAGCCATCCCATGGGATCGAGTCGACCCCGAGTATTTGGCTACACCCAAGACTTGGAAGACATGGG ATCTCCTTCGCTTTGTTGTCGTCCTCGGCCCAACTAGTTCCGTCATCGACATCCTCACCTTTTCACTAGGCTGGTTCTTTTACGGCATCCAAACCGCCGATAATGCAGTCGACGTGAAGCGTTTCCAAACCCACTGGTTCCTCCAAGG TCTTCTCACGCAAACACTCATCGTACACCTCTTGAGAACCGCCAAGATCCCATTCATCCAATCTCGGGCCGCCAAGCCCCTTGCCCTGTCTACCACGGCCATCATGATCATTGGCTTTGTGCTCCCTTGGATCCCGCCAGTCCAGCGGGGCCTTAGCTTTGAGcagccggcgccgtcgtATGTTGGGTTTTTGGTGgcggagctgctgctgtaCTGCATCGAGGTGCAGATTGTGAAGATGATCTACATCAAGATTTTTAAGACGTGGCTGTAA